The sequence CAGAACTTCCGATTCGCTGCGCATGAGCCTGTATCCGGGATGGTGATGTAACCGAGGGACAGGATTCTACACGCGAGGTTCGGTCTCAGCGATGGCAGAGCGGACGCGAAAGTTCTGCACGTTTCCGCGGAAGTGTGACGTGCTGGCGCCTTGCCGGCGGCGGAATCGGCCGGATGGGCGTTGAAACATCAACCGAATACGCGGCAGGTGTCGGAGGGCGCCAGTGATTCGAGTTACCTCAATAATGTCGTGCCCCGGTTGAGCCGAAATCGAGCCTCCACGAGACGTCGACACGGCTGGTCCCCGCGGATCAGCGGAACATCGCGTCAGTCGTCGGGTCGCTGCCGGGCAAAGGGCGTGTTGGCGGGTCGTTCTGAGCCAGCCTTTACCTGTTTTGACAGAATGGCATAGAATCCGGGGATTGCCGAACCGGCCATCAATTCTGTAGAAGGACCGGTTCGCCTTTTCACGGGCTGACCTTCGATAACCCGATCGAAAGCCTGACAGCACTCGCACATTCGTGAACGTGTTGTTGGATCGTTTCCGTGTTCATTCGATGCGATTCCGTATCGCAATCGATGCCGCGGAAGGCGATGTGCATGATCGGAAGCGGTCTGGCGTGCGGCCGCAATCCCGTCTTCGAATTCTTTTCGGCGCAAACATGATGCAACGACTCACAACTTCAGCAATCGCGGGCTGCGCACTGGCGCTGATCCTTACGGCTTCCGTTGGTTTCGCTCAGGAACCGCATCACTCGAAGATCAGTATCGTCCACCAGGGAGTTGGCCGGCTGAAGGGAGATTTGAAGGCGCTGGTTGATCTGACAAACGAGACGGAACAGGAACAGTGGGCCAATCTGAAGGACTACCTGGACCTGCTGGCTCTTGGTGTTGATGAATCTCGGCCGCTGCGGGTCGACGTTATGACAGGCATTCAGCCGACAGCGTATGTGATCTGGATTCCGTATGTTGACGGCGGGCTGGCGGACCTGCGAGATAACCTGGACTCCTTCGGTTTCGTCAACCGCAAGGACGCACAGGATCCGAATCTGTTCAAGATTCAACCGCCGGACCAGGGCTGGCTGCGCGTCATTGATGGACTCAAGTATGTCGTTCTGGTGTTTACCACACCGGCCGATGACGCGCTGCTGAAGCAGATTGTCATCAAGGCTGGCGATCCGATTCCTGACGTCAAGTACCTGCTGGACACAAAGGCCAGCGTCGGTGCTCAGTTGATCAACTCCGAGGCAACGCCGGAGGCGCAGAAAAAGCGGCACGACGCATTCGCCGAACTTCGCGCCAACAGCATGGACGCCGTCCAGAAGCGTCCCACGGAGACGGAATCCGAATACGAACTCCGCAGGTCAGCGCTGGCCCACCAGCTCAACGAGCTGGAGCGGCTGATGGTCGAAGCCGAGCGAGTGCAGGCATGGATCAAGCTGGAACGTGAAGGCGGGTACGCCGCTCTTCAGTTTATCGCGACCGCAATTCCGGAAACGTCTCTGGCCAAAGCCGTCGCCGGCTTTAATGCTCAGCCGGATGCGTTTGCGTCCGTCCAGAAGCTGCCGGAATCAGCGCTCTCCGTGCGTATCAATCACCCGATCGATGAGATGCGGCAGACTCACGTCAAAGAGTTTCTGGATCTGCTGAACACGGACATTCACAGCCGTGTGGAAGCATCGGAAAAGCTGAGCCGTCCGCAGAAGGACGCGACGCTGTCGCTGTTCACGGGAATCGCCGATCTGGTCCGTGCCGGAGTCGCAACCGGCTACATCAACGCATTCCTGGAATCGAAACCGGATGGCAACGGACAGTTTATTTCAGTGGGAGCCGTTTCTCTGCCGGACGCGAAGAAGCTGGTGGAGATTCTGCCTCAGTTGTCCACTGCTCACGATGGAAACACCGTGGAGCTGGATATTGACAAGGTCGGTGAGATCGCCATCCATCGCGTCGCACTGGCCGAAGGTTACGTCGAACTTCTTGACAAGCTGTTTGGCGCGAAGCAGGAACTGTTCATCGGCACGGCGGAAAATCACGTCTGGATGGCCTCCGGCACGGGGGCGCTGGAGCTGCTGAAATCGACGATCGAAGGTTTGGGCGAGCCTGCCGAGAACCCGAAGGCACTGCACGCGGACATTCACCTGTTTCCGTGGGTCAGCCGGCTGAAGGAGATTGCCGACAAGGAACCGGAGCCCGAGAATCCGGAAGAACGCCAACAGTGGCGTGATAATCTGTTGCGACTCAAGCAAGCCGTGGATGCCATGCCGGAAAACGACGAATGGACGTTCGACATGTCCGTCGCAGATAACACTGTTTCGGGCTCGATGACGTTCAGTACCGGCATTCTGCGATTTGTCGGGAAACAGATTTCAGAATTCTCCAAGGAAAATCTCTCCGAATAGGCTGGCCGGCTGCGGGACTGCGGGCCCGACCGACTCGTTTTTCGGCGGTCGTTCGTGTGAAGCCAGAGCTGTTCGGACGAATCGCCAAGTGCCAGGAAATGGGCGGCCATCGCGTGCGACGGCACGACGACGGGATTTCGGTGCCGTCCAATCCGCGCGACGGCATCGGAGACCCGTCGTAAAGGCAGCTTTTCGGGCGCGAGCCGAACGCGCAATCCGATGAACAGTTTGCCTGACGGTTGGTGATTCACATGATGAATTCCGGTTGACGACGAAGCCGCCGAAGTACTGTTCAATTCTCAGAATCCAGGTACGGGGACACGGATGTCTGCGGAACCCGATCATCCGGCTGACGATGATGGCATTCATGTCGATGACATGGAACTTGCCTACCGCGAAGCAATGAAGGCGCTGGACGAGGCGGAGCTTCAGATTGGCACCGCGCTTTTGGATGTCAGTACGCCCGTCGCCGGTGACTCGCCATCCGACGACAGAGTCTTCGTTTCGATCGGCGACGAACTTGCAGGTGAGCTGGAAGCGGAGGGGGCCGCGACTGCCGGCTCACAGCAGGCGGGATCGCAGGCAGGCGATCCGCGAATTTCGCCCCGGGAAGTCATTGTGGCAGCGCTTTTCGTCGGAGGCGACGTGTCGCTGACAGCGCGCAAACTGGCGACTCTGATTGGCAAGGACACCGAAGCTCGCGTTGCTGTACGGATCATCGATCAGCTCAATGAAGCGTGGAGTCGCGAAAACCGTCCGTACGAAATTCAACTGCACGAAGGCGGATTTCAACTGCAACTGCGCGAAGACTTCCGCAGCCTGCCGCTGCAGATGTTTGGAATGGGACCCCGCGAAGTGCGGCTATCCCCGGAAGTCCTGGAGATCCTTGCCTTTGTCGCCTACAACCAGCCGGTCAGCAAAGAGGACTTGGCGTCGACGGGTAACGCCCGGGCGATGTCGTACCTGCGGCAGCTTATTCGGCTGGAACTGGTGGAAGTCGTCCGCACCGGCGATCGAAGGACGGACGTTGCCTACCAAACGGCGCCGCGATTTCTGGAACTGTTCGGTCTGAACGATATCAGTGATCTGCCGCAGGCCGACGTGTTTTCGTTCAAATGACCGGATGCGGATCGCAGGCCTATTCGTCAGCCGGTGCCGGAGTTGCTTCCGTTCCCGGTTCCGGCGGTTCAGCGGCTGCCGGTTCTGCGTCTGCCGGTTCTGCGTCTGCCGGAGCAGGCTCCTGCGGCTTCTCCTGTTCATCGGAATCTGAGTCGTCGGCGTCGGGCGCATCGTCGCTATCGGCTGCGTCCTGTTTGTCCGGATTCGATTCGGATTCCGAATCGATCGGGTCGGCGGGCTGCGTCGGGGCTGCTTCGTTTGCGTTCACAGCGTCAGCATCATCGGTAGCCGTTTCTTCGCTGACCTGATTTCCGGCGGATCCCGAGTCGGTCAGCGGCACAAGCGGTGCCTGCAGATTGTATGTCGACCGGCGTTTCTCGATGGCGGCTCGTGCCATTTCGTCGTCGATGACGCCTGCGCGCTGGTACCAGGAAAACACGAGTTCGTAGTCACCGACTTCCAGTGCCAGGTCACCAAGCTGAATAAAGGTCTCAGCGCTGTCCAGTCGCCGGGTGCCCTCGAAGGCCATCGTCCTGTATTGCTGGTCCAGCTCCTTCAGTTGATCGATATTCTGTTGAGCGATTGACGCCTGATCGGACTTATTGAGTTTCAGTGCGGAGTCTCGCAGCAGTTCCCAGGCTTCCTGATCGCGGGGCGTAATGGCCACAAGTCCCTGCAGGATCTGGTTGGCTTTGGCCGTATCACCTTCGTGGATCGCTCCCAGCGCTTTCAGCTTTGTCACTCCGTTGGGATTGCCGCCGAATTCCTTGACCTTGTCCATCAGTCCCTTCAGCCCGACGTCATCGCCCTGCCGGATCAGAATCTCCGCGCGCAGGACATCATCGGCAATCAGGCTGCCGTTCTCATCCGCAAATTCCATTAGCAGATCGATATTGCCGGTGCGAATCAGCGACTTCAGGTAGCGTTCCAGTTCCTCAGGACTGGCGGCACTGCGCTGACCGGGGGTCTTCATCGCGTCGCGAAACTGTTCCGCCGCCTTTTCATAATCATGCATCTCCCAGAAGGCATTGCCGGCCAGCTTGCGGGCATCGGAGTTTTCCGGGTCGACTTCCAGAATCGCCTCTGATTCCCTGACAGCAAGCGCCAGAGCGCCAAGGTCCATGTACAACGCGGTCAGGGAAATTCTCGGGCGAGTGGCCGTGGGATCTGTTTCGATCGCGGCCTTCAGCGATGCCACGGACTTTTCGATCTCTCCGATCCGGCGGTAAGACTGAGCGATCGACGCCAGCGCCAGACCGCGCAGGTCCGGATGATCCTGGACCTCCTCCAGCAGTTCGATGGCTTTGGGATCACGCATTTCCAGGACGGCCGCGCGACCTTCCAGCAACTTCCGATGTTGCTCATATTCCGGGTATTGCTCCAGCCGAGCGATCGCGGCACGAACCTCCGGCACTCGACCCTGATTGCTGGCTTCGACAGCCGACTGGAACACCTCAGCGGGATCTTCCGTAGCTGTGCTGAAATACAGGCCGCTGAATACCGCAACGGAAATCAGCACCAGCAGTATCCACAGCCACCACGGAAGACCCTGACTCACGCGGGGGACCGATTTTCCCTGACTCATGATCCAGTCGCTCTTTCCCGGAAACGAATCCGGAAGGAATTCAGTGAATTTCTCATCGCGAACGTCTGAAAAAACTGAACGCTGCCATTCAGGGCTTGTCAGGCGCTCTAACAACTATTCGGGAAAGGATTTAGGTAGATCGAGCACGCGCAGAATCTCCCCTTTTGTCCGATCCAGCCGGGTTTTCATACGCACACTGGGGCACAGACATTGGGAAAAATCAGTGCAGTCCCGCGGTTCGGGGACAACGCTGTCCGGAAATGCAAAAATGCCGGCCTTTAAGCGTTGCAGATCATACTCTCCGGAACGGTCCGTTCGCCATGAAACGCATCCGCATCATTGATTCGCACACGTGTGGCGAGCCAACGCGGGTGATCGTTGAGGGAGGTCCGGAGCTTGGTGATGGGCCGCTTCCGGAACGTTTGAGACGATTTCGTCGCGACTTCGACGCTATCCGCAGTGCTGTCATCAACGAACCGCGGGGATCGGATGTTCTGGTGGGAGCCCTGCTTTGCCGGCCCTCGGTACCCGAATGCGCTGCCGGCGTTATCTTCTTCAACAACAGCGGATTCCTGAACATGTGCGGCCACGGGACGATCGGCGTCGCGGTCACCCTGGCCCATCTGGGCAGGATCGGACCCGGCAGGCATCGCATCGAAACTCCCGTCGGAATTGTCACCGCTGAACTGCTCGACGCTCACCGCGTCCGAATTCAGAATGTGCCGTCTTACCGTTACCGGAAAGGGGTTTCCGTCCGTGTCGACAGCGTTGGTACTGTGACCGGCGACGTGGCGTGGGGAGGCAATTGGTTCTTTCTGGTCTCGGACCACGGACAGGAACTGCAGATCCGCCGCTGGAGAGAACTGACCGGTGTGACGCTGCAGATTCGCGCGGCATTGGAACGTGACGGAATCACCGGCGCGGAGGATGGCGTGATCGACCACATCGAACTGTTTGGTCCGCCGTCCGGGACTCACGCGGACAGCAGGAACTTTGTGTTGTGTCCGGGAGCGGCGTATGACCGCTCCCCCTGCGGAACCGGAACCAGTGCGAAGCTGGCGTGCCTTTACGACGATGGAAAGATCCGGCCGGGAGAAGTGTGGCGTCAGGAAAGTATCGTGGGCAGTGTGTTTGAAGGCAGCGTCGAATTGCCCGAACCTTCCTTTCGGGCGGCATCGACGTCCGCCGGAGGATCGGCCGTGGTGATTCCGTCGATCACGGGATCGGCCTGGGTGACCGCGGAAGCCGACCTGCTGCTGGATTCGTCCGACCCCTTTTGCCACGGAATTCACTGATGACGT is a genomic window of Planctomycetaceae bacterium containing:
- a CDS encoding SMC-Scp complex subunit ScpB; the protein is MSAEPDHPADDDGIHVDDMELAYREAMKALDEAELQIGTALLDVSTPVAGDSPSDDRVFVSIGDELAGELEAEGAATAGSQQAGSQAGDPRISPREVIVAALFVGGDVSLTARKLATLIGKDTEARVAVRIIDQLNEAWSRENRPYEIQLHEGGFQLQLREDFRSLPLQMFGMGPREVRLSPEVLEILAFVAYNQPVSKEDLASTGNARAMSYLRQLIRLELVEVVRTGDRRTDVAYQTAPRFLELFGLNDISDLPQADVFSFK
- a CDS encoding proline racemase family protein, whose protein sequence is MKRIRIIDSHTCGEPTRVIVEGGPELGDGPLPERLRRFRRDFDAIRSAVINEPRGSDVLVGALLCRPSVPECAAGVIFFNNSGFLNMCGHGTIGVAVTLAHLGRIGPGRHRIETPVGIVTAELLDAHRVRIQNVPSYRYRKGVSVRVDSVGTVTGDVAWGGNWFFLVSDHGQELQIRRWRELTGVTLQIRAALERDGITGAEDGVIDHIELFGPPSGTHADSRNFVLCPGAAYDRSPCGTGTSAKLACLYDDGKIRPGEVWRQESIVGSVFEGSVELPEPSFRAASTSAGGSAVVIPSITGSAWVTAEADLLLDSSDPFCHGIH